One Paraburkholderia agricolaris genomic region harbors:
- a CDS encoding FKBP-type peptidyl-prolyl cis-trans isomerase, translating into MSIIDISEVKPGSHVTLHYRLSLADGAEVINTFTDRPATLLLGAGQLAPPLEDILLGLKVGHHSTFQLTPEQAFGPRNPELIQRVSLATLRENSMIGEDFSPGDLVEFNAPGGGRYAGVLKEVGETSALFDFNHPLAGQTLAFEVKIIGIL; encoded by the coding sequence ATGAGCATCATCGACATTTCCGAAGTGAAACCCGGTTCACATGTGACGCTTCACTACCGGCTTTCCCTTGCCGATGGCGCCGAAGTCATCAATACGTTTACCGACAGGCCAGCCACGCTGCTGCTCGGCGCAGGTCAACTGGCGCCGCCGCTGGAAGATATTCTGCTGGGTTTGAAGGTGGGCCACCACTCGACCTTTCAGCTAACGCCGGAGCAGGCATTCGGCCCGCGCAATCCGGAGCTGATCCAGCGGGTCTCACTGGCCACGCTGCGTGAAAACAGCATGATCGGCGAGGATTTTTCGCCGGGTGATCTGGTCGAATTCAACGCGCCGGGCGGCGGCCGCTATGCCGGCGTCCTGAAAGAAGTGGGCGAAACGTCGGCGCTGTTCGATTTCAACCATCCGCTTGCCGGCCAGACGCTGGCGTTTGAAGTGAAAATCATCGGGATTCTGTAA
- the ispH gene encoding 4-hydroxy-3-methylbut-2-enyl diphosphate reductase: protein MSITDTTLAEAEILLAQPRGFCAGVDRAIEIVERAIKLHGSPIYVRHEIVHNAYVVEDLRKKGAIFIEQLEEVPAGNTVIFSAHGVSKAVRSEAESRGLRVYDATCPLVTKVHIEVAKMRQDGFDIVMIGHKGHPEVEGTMGQAGEGMHLVEDIKDVQALQLADPERIAFVTQTTLSVDDAAEIIGALKSKYPAIREPKKQDICYATQNRQDAVKFMAPQCDVVIVVGSPNSSNSNRLRELAEKLGVPSYMVDSPDQIDPVWVEGKRRIGVTAGASAPEALAQAVIGRLHELGVRNVRALEGIEENIAFPLPRGLGLPA, encoded by the coding sequence ATGAGCATCACGGATACGACTCTTGCCGAAGCCGAGATCCTGCTGGCGCAGCCGCGCGGGTTCTGTGCCGGCGTCGATCGGGCCATTGAAATCGTTGAGCGGGCTATCAAGCTGCACGGCTCGCCGATCTACGTGCGCCACGAAATCGTCCATAACGCCTATGTCGTCGAGGATTTGCGCAAGAAGGGCGCGATTTTCATCGAACAGCTGGAAGAGGTGCCGGCCGGCAATACCGTCATTTTCAGCGCGCATGGCGTGTCGAAAGCGGTGCGCTCGGAAGCCGAATCGCGCGGCCTGCGGGTGTACGACGCCACCTGTCCGCTCGTCACCAAGGTGCATATCGAAGTCGCGAAAATGCGCCAGGACGGCTTCGATATCGTGATGATCGGCCATAAGGGCCACCCGGAAGTCGAGGGCACGATGGGCCAGGCGGGCGAGGGCATGCATCTGGTGGAAGACATCAAGGATGTACAGGCGCTGCAACTGGCCGACCCCGAGCGGATCGCGTTCGTGACGCAAACCACCCTGTCGGTCGACGATGCGGCTGAGATCATCGGTGCCCTGAAGTCGAAGTACCCGGCGATCCGCGAACCGAAGAAGCAGGACATCTGCTACGCCACGCAGAACCGTCAGGACGCGGTCAAGTTTATGGCGCCGCAATGCGACGTCGTGATCGTAGTCGGCAGCCCGAATAGTTCGAACTCGAACCGCTTGCGCGAACTGGCCGAAAAGCTCGGCGTGCCTTCTTATATGGTGGACTCGCCGGATCAGATCGATCCGGTCTGGGTCGAAGGCAAGCGCCGGATCGGCGTGACGGCGGGCGCTTCGGCGCCGGAAGCGCTGGCGCAAGCAGTGATTGGCCGCTTGCATGAACTCGGCGTGCGCAACGTGCGCGCGCTTGAAGGTATCGAAGAAAACATCGCGTTTCCGCTGCCGCGCGGGCTGGGTTTGCCTGCCTGA
- a CDS encoding branched-chain amino acid ABC transporter substrate-binding protein — MRVKFAYTVSIVTAVAMLTACGKKQDGEVGAGASAATVAAAPASEAIVVKIGHAAPLTGPIAHLGKDNENGARLAVEEINTQGLTIDGHKIQLELDAEDDAADPKTGTAVAEKLVEDHVVAVVGDLNSGVSIPASKIYSDAGIVQISPSSTNPGYTQQGFKTTYRVVATDAQQGPALANYATKVLGAKRIAIVDDSTVYGKGLADEFAKTVQASGAKIVAREATNDRATEFQAVLRKIKSVQPDVIMFGGMDATGGPFTKQAAALGIRAKILGGDGVCTDKVGELAGTAVQNLVCSEAGLALSKMDKGADFEKKYVDRFHTPVQIYAPFTYDAVYVIVDAMKRANSIEAPKVLAAMPSTDYNGVIGHIAFDDKGDLKEGAITLYDFKDGKKAVLDVVKM, encoded by the coding sequence ATGCGAGTCAAATTTGCTTACACCGTGTCCATCGTGACCGCGGTTGCGATGTTGACCGCGTGCGGCAAGAAGCAGGATGGTGAGGTTGGAGCCGGTGCATCGGCTGCCACGGTGGCAGCGGCCCCGGCGAGCGAAGCGATTGTCGTGAAGATCGGCCATGCGGCCCCATTGACGGGTCCCATTGCGCATCTCGGTAAAGACAATGAAAACGGTGCGCGTCTGGCAGTCGAGGAAATCAACACGCAGGGTTTAACGATCGACGGTCACAAGATCCAGTTGGAGCTCGACGCCGAGGACGATGCGGCGGACCCGAAAACGGGAACGGCGGTTGCCGAGAAGCTCGTCGAGGATCACGTCGTCGCGGTGGTTGGGGATCTGAATTCAGGCGTCTCGATTCCGGCCTCGAAGATCTATAGCGATGCCGGCATCGTGCAGATCTCGCCCTCGTCGACAAACCCGGGATATACGCAGCAAGGTTTCAAGACGACTTATCGGGTGGTCGCGACCGATGCCCAGCAAGGGCCGGCGCTGGCCAACTACGCGACGAAGGTGCTCGGCGCGAAACGCATCGCAATCGTCGACGACTCGACTGTATACGGTAAGGGACTGGCCGACGAGTTCGCGAAGACGGTACAGGCGAGCGGCGCGAAGATCGTCGCGCGTGAAGCCACGAATGACAGGGCTACGGAGTTTCAGGCCGTCCTTAGAAAGATTAAGAGTGTTCAGCCGGATGTGATCATGTTCGGTGGAATGGACGCGACGGGCGGGCCGTTTACCAAACAGGCGGCGGCGCTCGGTATCAGGGCAAAAATCCTTGGCGGCGACGGCGTGTGTACCGACAAGGTGGGTGAGCTGGCGGGAACCGCCGTGCAAAACCTGGTCTGTTCGGAAGCGGGACTCGCGCTTTCCAAAATGGACAAGGGAGCGGACTTCGAAAAGAAGTACGTGGACCGCTTCCACACGCCGGTGCAGATTTACGCACCGTTCACGTATGACGCTGTGTACGTGATTGTCGATGCAATGAAGCGCGCTAATTCGATCGAGGCGCCCAAGGTGCTGGCTGCGATGCCGTCCACCGATTACAACGGGGTAATCGGCCACATCGCGTTCGACGACAAGGGTGATTTGAAAGAGGGCGCCATTACGCTTTACGACTTCAAGGACGGCAAGAAAGCGGTTCTCGACGTCGTGAAGATGTGA
- a CDS encoding branched-chain amino acid ABC transporter permease codes for MDIFIQQVLNGLVLGSVYAIIALGYTMVYGILGIINFAHGDVLMVGAMVALSAIGVLQNHFPGLGNVPTLCIALVIAAVVCAVVGYTIERVAYRPLRKAPRLAPLITAIGVSILLQTLAMMIWSRNPLPFPQLLPTDPINVIKATDTTPGAVISMTEIVIIVVAFLVMGGLLLLVHKTKLGRAMRAIAENPGVASLMGVNPNFVISATFMIGSALAALAGVMIASEYGNAHFYMGFIPGLKAFTAAVLGGIGNLGGAMVGGVLLGLIEQLGAGYIGNLTGGVFGSNYQDVFAFIVLIIVLVFRPSGLLGERVADRA; via the coding sequence ATGGATATCTTCATCCAGCAGGTCCTCAACGGGCTGGTGCTTGGCAGCGTTTACGCCATCATCGCACTGGGCTATACGATGGTTTACGGCATTCTGGGCATCATCAACTTCGCGCATGGCGATGTGTTGATGGTGGGCGCGATGGTCGCGCTCTCAGCCATAGGCGTGCTGCAGAACCACTTCCCCGGCCTCGGCAATGTGCCGACGTTATGCATTGCGCTGGTCATCGCCGCGGTTGTGTGTGCCGTCGTCGGCTACACGATCGAGCGCGTGGCCTACCGGCCGTTGCGTAAAGCGCCGCGCCTCGCCCCGCTGATCACCGCGATCGGCGTGTCGATCCTGCTGCAAACCCTCGCGATGATGATCTGGTCGCGCAACCCGCTGCCGTTCCCGCAGCTGTTGCCCACGGATCCGATCAACGTGATCAAGGCCACCGACACGACGCCGGGCGCCGTGATCTCGATGACCGAAATCGTGATCATCGTGGTGGCGTTCCTCGTGATGGGCGGCCTGCTGCTGCTGGTTCACAAGACCAAGCTGGGCCGCGCGATGCGTGCGATCGCCGAGAACCCGGGCGTTGCCAGCCTGATGGGCGTGAACCCGAACTTCGTGATTTCCGCGACCTTCATGATCGGCTCGGCGCTGGCCGCTCTCGCCGGCGTGATGATCGCGTCCGAATACGGTAACGCACACTTCTATATGGGCTTCATCCCAGGTCTGAAAGCCTTTACCGCAGCGGTGCTGGGCGGGATCGGCAATCTCGGCGGGGCGATGGTGGGCGGCGTGCTGCTCGGCCTGATCGAACAGTTGGGGGCCGGTTATATCGGCAACCTCACGGGCGGTGTCTTCGGCAGTAACTACCAGGACGTGTTCGCATTCATCGTGCTGATCATCGTGCTGGTGTTCCGTCCGTCGGGCCTCTTGGGCGAACGTGTTGCGGATCGAGCATAA
- a CDS encoding ABC transporter permease subunit — MTSIQPIEPSTTLIPEKNMTKTLAVGILTAVFVIAAPMIIGAAGGNYWVRVLDFAMLYVMLALGLNVVVGFAGLLDLGYIAFYAIGAYVAALLSSPHLTSQFEWIAHLFPNGLHTPIWIIVPIAMALAATFGVLLGAPTLRLRGDYLAIVTLGFGEIVRIFMNNLDRPVNITNGPKGITGIDPVSVGGFSLAQTHSLFGFQFPSVYSYYYLFVLCSLFVIWTCTRLQHSRIGRAWAAIREDEIAAKAMGINTRNVKLLAFAMGASFGGLSGAMFGSFQGFVSPESFTFWESVVVLACVVLGGMGHIPGVILGAVLLAVFPEFLRSTMGPLQNAIFGHEIVDTEVIRQLLYGLAMVVIMLYRSEGLWPSPKHEDKIAKLAKRAGKKPVRA, encoded by the coding sequence ATGACCTCAATTCAACCGATCGAGCCGTCCACGACGCTCATCCCCGAAAAGAACATGACGAAGACGTTGGCCGTCGGCATCCTCACCGCGGTCTTCGTGATCGCGGCGCCGATGATTATTGGCGCGGCCGGCGGCAACTACTGGGTCCGCGTGCTCGACTTCGCGATGCTGTACGTGATGCTGGCGCTAGGCCTCAATGTGGTGGTCGGCTTTGCCGGCCTGCTGGATTTGGGCTACATCGCGTTCTATGCAATCGGCGCTTACGTTGCCGCGCTGCTGAGTTCGCCGCACCTGACCTCGCAGTTCGAGTGGATCGCGCATCTGTTCCCGAACGGCCTGCATACGCCGATCTGGATCATCGTGCCGATCGCCATGGCGCTCGCGGCGACCTTCGGCGTGCTGCTCGGCGCACCGACCTTGCGTCTGCGGGGCGACTATCTCGCGATCGTGACCCTGGGCTTCGGGGAAATCGTGCGGATCTTCATGAACAACCTCGACCGTCCGGTGAACATCACCAATGGTCCGAAGGGGATCACGGGGATCGACCCGGTGTCGGTGGGCGGCTTCAGTCTCGCGCAAACCCACTCGCTGTTCGGCTTCCAGTTCCCGTCGGTGTACTCGTACTACTACCTGTTCGTGCTGTGCTCGCTGTTCGTGATCTGGACCTGTACGCGTTTGCAGCACTCGCGGATCGGCCGTGCATGGGCCGCAATCCGTGAAGACGAAATCGCCGCCAAGGCAATGGGCATCAACACCCGTAACGTGAAGCTGCTGGCTTTTGCGATGGGTGCGTCGTTCGGCGGCCTGTCGGGCGCGATGTTCGGGTCGTTCCAGGGCTTCGTGTCGCCGGAATCGTTCACGTTCTGGGAATCGGTCGTGGTGCTGGCGTGCGTGGTGCTGGGCGGTATGGGCCACATTCCGGGCGTGATTCTCGGCGCGGTGCTGCTCGCCGTGTTCCCGGAATTCCTGCGCTCGACCATGGGTCCGCTGCAAAACGCGATCTTCGGCCATGAAATCGTCGATACCGAAGTGATCCGTCAGTTGCTGTACGGCCTCGCGATGGTCGTGATCATGCTGTACCGCTCGGAAGGCCTGTGGCCGTCGCCGAAGCACGAAGACAAGATTGCGAAACTGGCGAAGCGCGCCGGCAAGAAACCGGTGCGGGCGTAA
- a CDS encoding ABC transporter ATP-binding protein, whose translation MSDNIRLSVKGVNKRFGGLQALSDVGLEIKSGQIYGLIGPNGAGKTTFFNVITGLYTPDSGEFKLDGTEYTPTAVYQVAKAGIARTFQNIRLFGGMTALENVMVGRHVRTKHGLIGAVFQTPAERKEEREIKERAIELLEYVGIAQYADYTSRNLSYGHQRRLEIARALATDPKLLALDEPAAGMNATEKVELTKLLDKIRADGKTILLIEHDVKLVMGLCNQMTVLDYGKVIAQGLPSDVQKDPKVIEAYLGAGVH comes from the coding sequence ATGAGCGACAACATTCGACTGTCCGTCAAAGGCGTCAACAAGCGCTTCGGCGGCTTGCAGGCACTCTCCGACGTTGGGCTTGAGATCAAGTCGGGCCAGATTTATGGCCTGATCGGCCCGAACGGCGCCGGCAAGACGACCTTCTTTAATGTGATCACGGGCCTGTACACGCCGGATTCGGGCGAGTTCAAGCTCGACGGCACGGAATACACGCCGACCGCCGTCTATCAGGTGGCGAAGGCGGGCATTGCCCGTACGTTCCAGAACATCCGTCTGTTCGGCGGCATGACCGCGCTGGAAAACGTGATGGTCGGCCGTCACGTGCGCACGAAGCATGGTCTGATCGGCGCGGTGTTCCAGACACCGGCCGAACGCAAGGAAGAACGCGAGATCAAGGAGCGTGCAATCGAGCTGCTGGAGTACGTCGGCATTGCGCAGTACGCGGACTACACGTCGCGCAATCTGTCGTACGGCCACCAGCGCCGTCTGGAAATCGCCCGCGCGCTGGCAACAGATCCAAAGCTGCTCGCGCTGGATGAACCGGCTGCCGGCATGAACGCTACGGAAAAGGTCGAGCTGACCAAGCTGCTCGACAAGATCCGTGCGGACGGCAAGACGATCCTGCTGATCGAACACGACGTGAAACTGGTGATGGGTCTGTGCAACCAGATGACGGTGCTCGACTACGGCAAGGTGATTGCGCAAGGACTGCCGTCGGACGTGCAGAAGGATCCGAAAGTGATCGAAGCTTATCTGGGTGCGGGGGTCCACTAA
- a CDS encoding ABC transporter ATP-binding protein yields the protein MATAMLKIKGLQVNYGGIQAVKGIDLEVAQGELVTLIGANGAGKTTTMKAITGLKPYSAGDIEYMGQSIKGIPAHELLKRGLAMVPEGRGIFSRMSIVENMQMGAYLRNDTDAIKADVDRMFGFFPRLKERATQYAGTLSGGEQQMLAMARAIISKPKLLLLDEPSMGLSPIMVEKIFEVVRAISAEGMTVLLVEQNARLALQAANRGYVMDSGLVTMSGDAKQMLDDPKVRAAYLGE from the coding sequence ATGGCTACGGCAATGTTGAAAATCAAGGGCCTGCAGGTCAATTACGGCGGCATTCAGGCAGTCAAGGGCATCGATCTCGAAGTCGCACAGGGCGAACTGGTCACGCTGATCGGCGCGAACGGCGCGGGCAAGACCACGACGATGAAGGCGATCACGGGTCTGAAGCCTTACTCGGCAGGCGATATCGAGTACATGGGCCAGTCGATCAAGGGCATCCCGGCGCACGAGCTGCTCAAGCGCGGTCTGGCGATGGTGCCGGAAGGCCGTGGCATTTTCTCGCGCATGTCGATCGTCGAGAACATGCAGATGGGGGCGTATCTGCGCAATGACACGGACGCCATCAAGGCGGACGTCGATCGCATGTTCGGCTTCTTTCCGCGTCTGAAGGAACGAGCGACGCAATACGCGGGTACGCTCTCGGGCGGCGAGCAGCAGATGCTGGCGATGGCGCGCGCAATCATCAGCAAGCCTAAACTGTTGTTGCTGGATGAGCCGTCGATGGGTCTGTCGCCGATCATGGTCGAGAAGATCTTCGAAGTGGTGCGGGCGATCTCGGCCGAAGGCATGACTGTGCTGCTGGTCGAGCAGAACGCGCGCCTCGCGTTGCAGGCGGCGAACCGCGGCTATGTGATGGACTCGGGTCTCGTCACCATGTCCGGCGACGCGAAGCAGATGCTGGACGATCCGAAGGTGCGGGCGGCTTATTTGGGTGAATAA
- a CDS encoding GNAT family acetyltransferase: MTTTATLSIRRFEASDTDAVVALWQQAFPEYRDVTRPQRNPHLSIANKLATQPELFFVAVFGERIVGTVMGGYDGHRGWLYSLAVDESLRRHGIGTRLVAHVENALTERGCPKLNLQVLSAKADVRAFYEALGYRTDAVISLGKRLGELAETPAA, from the coding sequence ATGACGACGACCGCAACCCTCTCGATCCGCCGCTTCGAAGCGAGCGACACCGACGCCGTGGTCGCGCTGTGGCAGCAAGCGTTCCCCGAGTACCGGGACGTGACGAGGCCGCAGCGCAATCCGCATCTGTCGATCGCCAACAAGCTGGCGACGCAACCGGAGCTGTTCTTTGTCGCGGTGTTCGGCGAGCGTATCGTCGGCACGGTGATGGGTGGCTACGACGGGCACCGAGGCTGGCTGTATTCGCTCGCGGTGGATGAATCGTTGCGGCGTCATGGCATCGGCACGAGGCTGGTCGCGCATGTCGAGAACGCGTTGACCGAACGTGGCTGCCCGAAGCTGAACTTGCAGGTGCTGTCCGCGAAGGCCGACGTGCGGGCGTTTTATGAAGCGCTCGGTTATCGCACGGATGCCGTCATCAGTCTCGGCAAACGCCTTGGCGAACTGGCGGAAACGCCGGCTGCCTGA
- a CDS encoding acetylornithine transaminase produces MNFNEYPIESLMYITNRPEIVFTHGKGSWLYDNNGKRYLDFIQGWAVNSLGHCNEGMIEALNKQAQLLLNPSPAFYNEPMAKLAGLLTQHSCFDKVFFANSGAEANEGAIKLARKWGKKFKDGAFEIITFDHSFHGRTLATMSASGKPGWDTIYAPQVPGFPKADLNDIASVEKLINAKTVAVMLEPIQGEGGVIPATREFMQQLRALTKQHNLLLIVDEVQSGCGRAGTLFAYELSGIEPDIMTLGKGIGGGVPLAALLSKAEIAVFEAGDQGGTYNGNPLMTAVGYSVISQLTAPGFLEGVRARGEYLRARLLELSEERGFEGERGEGLLRALLLGKDIGNQIVEKARVMQPDGLLLNAARPNLLRFMPALNVTNEEIDQMMAMLRSILDTL; encoded by the coding sequence ATGAATTTCAATGAGTACCCGATCGAGTCGCTGATGTACATCACGAACCGGCCCGAAATCGTTTTCACGCACGGCAAGGGCTCGTGGCTCTATGACAATAACGGCAAGCGATATCTGGACTTCATCCAGGGTTGGGCAGTCAACAGCCTCGGCCACTGCAACGAGGGCATGATCGAAGCGCTGAACAAGCAGGCGCAACTGTTGTTGAATCCGTCGCCGGCCTTCTACAACGAACCGATGGCGAAACTCGCGGGCCTGCTCACGCAGCACAGCTGTTTCGACAAGGTGTTCTTCGCGAACAGCGGCGCCGAAGCCAACGAAGGCGCAATCAAGCTCGCGCGTAAGTGGGGCAAGAAGTTCAAGGACGGCGCGTTCGAAATCATCACGTTCGATCACAGCTTCCACGGCCGCACGCTCGCCACCATGTCCGCCAGCGGCAAACCTGGCTGGGACACGATCTACGCACCGCAAGTGCCGGGTTTCCCGAAGGCGGATCTGAACGACATCGCATCGGTTGAAAAGCTCATCAACGCGAAGACCGTCGCGGTGATGCTCGAGCCGATTCAGGGCGAAGGCGGCGTGATTCCCGCAACCCGTGAGTTCATGCAGCAACTGCGCGCGCTGACCAAACAGCACAACCTGCTGCTGATCGTCGACGAAGTGCAAAGCGGTTGTGGCCGCGCCGGCACGCTGTTCGCCTACGAACTGTCGGGTATCGAACCCGACATCATGACGCTCGGCAAGGGCATCGGCGGCGGCGTGCCGCTTGCCGCATTGCTTTCGAAAGCCGAAATCGCCGTGTTTGAAGCAGGCGACCAGGGCGGCACATACAACGGCAATCCGCTGATGACCGCGGTCGGCTATTCGGTGATTTCGCAGTTGACCGCGCCGGGCTTCCTCGAGGGCGTGCGTGCGCGCGGCGAGTATCTGCGCGCGAGGCTGCTCGAACTGTCGGAAGAACGCGGCTTCGAAGGCGAACGCGGTGAGGGCCTGCTGCGCGCGCTGCTGCTCGGCAAGGACATCGGCAATCAGATCGTCGAGAAGGCGCGTGTGATGCAACCGGACGGGCTGTTGCTGAACGCGGCGCGTCCGAACCTGCTGCGCTTCATGCCGGCGCTGAACGTCACGAACGAAGAAATCGACCAGATGATGGCGATGCTGCGTTCGATTCTCGACACGCTGTAA
- a CDS encoding CDP-6-deoxy-delta-3,4-glucoseen reductase, which yields MAFNVTLRQSGRQFQVEQDEPVLIAALRQGIGLPYGCKNGACGSCKGTVISGQIEQRQHSSSALSNDERTRGMALLCCATACSDLEVDIREVAGVGDVQVKKLPCRVNAIERKADDVVVLKLQLPANERLQYLAGQYLEFILKDGKRRSYSMASAPHTEGPIELHIRHMPGGAFTDHVFNAMKERDILRFEAPLGTFFLREDSDKPIVLLASGTGFAPLKAIVEHAVFKNLDRPMTLYWGARRKKDLYLLELAEQWAREIPNFKFVPVLSEPDASDAWTGRVGFVHRAVIEDLPDLSPYQVYACGAPVMVESAQRDFTQHHGLPEDEFYADSFTSAADLANAV from the coding sequence ATGGCATTTAACGTCACGCTCCGGCAAAGCGGCCGGCAGTTTCAGGTAGAACAGGACGAACCGGTCCTGATCGCAGCGCTGCGGCAAGGCATCGGCCTGCCGTACGGCTGCAAGAACGGCGCCTGCGGCTCATGCAAAGGCACCGTGATCAGCGGTCAGATCGAACAGCGTCAGCATTCGTCATCGGCCTTGTCGAACGACGAAAGAACGCGCGGCATGGCGCTCCTCTGCTGCGCGACCGCATGCTCCGATCTCGAAGTGGATATCCGCGAAGTGGCCGGCGTGGGCGACGTGCAGGTCAAGAAACTGCCGTGCCGCGTGAACGCCATCGAGCGCAAGGCCGACGACGTCGTCGTGCTGAAGTTGCAACTGCCCGCCAACGAACGTCTGCAGTATCTGGCCGGCCAGTACCTCGAATTCATTCTGAAAGACGGCAAGCGCCGCAGCTATTCGATGGCGAGCGCGCCGCACACGGAAGGCCCGATCGAATTGCACATCCGTCATATGCCCGGCGGCGCGTTCACCGATCACGTCTTCAATGCGATGAAGGAGCGCGACATCCTGCGCTTCGAAGCGCCGCTCGGCACCTTCTTCCTGCGTGAAGACTCGGACAAGCCGATCGTGCTGCTCGCCTCGGGCACGGGCTTCGCGCCGCTGAAGGCGATTGTCGAACATGCGGTGTTCAAGAATCTGGACCGGCCCATGACGCTTTACTGGGGCGCACGCCGCAAGAAAGACCTGTACCTGCTCGAACTCGCCGAGCAATGGGCCCGCGAGATTCCGAACTTCAAGTTCGTGCCGGTGCTGTCGGAACCGGACGCAAGCGACGCGTGGACGGGCCGTGTCGGCTTCGTGCATCGCGCGGTGATCGAGGATCTGCCCGACCTGTCGCCGTATCAGGTGTACGCGTGCGGCGCGCCGGTGATGGTCGAGTCGGCGCAGCGCGATTTCACCCAGCATCACGGTCTGCCGGAAGACGAGTTCTACGCGGATTCCTTCACGAGTGCAGCGGATCTGGCGAACGCGGTTTGA
- a CDS encoding sugar nucleotide-binding protein — MKATRNLRRPRVLIVGCGDVGMRCVPLLRPRAHVFALTSHAERSAELRAAGVTPLLGDLDVRRSLKRLAGLAPTVLHLAPPQKTGDDDRRTRALLATLSARRDRALRAARGAVAPVGRLRRGLRNMNASWAESETANIVPDRVRWTAAPQAPVKLVYASTTGVYGDCGGAWIDETRAPQPANARAKRRVSAERQLRRATARGVVAASMARIPGIYASNRLPLARLEKRTPALIDADDVYTNHIHADDLAAILVRLATHGRPGRVIHASDDTSLKMGEYFDAVADAFGLEHAPRITRAQAEQQIEPTLLSFMRESRRLVNRRLKAELRVRLRYPSVEDFLHPAS; from the coding sequence ATGAAAGCGACACGAAATTTACGCCGGCCGCGCGTATTGATAGTTGGCTGCGGCGACGTCGGCATGCGTTGTGTGCCTTTGTTACGGCCACGCGCGCATGTCTTCGCGCTTACCAGTCACGCCGAACGCAGCGCCGAATTGCGCGCTGCCGGGGTCACGCCGCTGCTCGGCGATCTCGACGTGCGCCGCAGCCTGAAACGGCTTGCCGGGCTCGCGCCGACGGTGCTGCATCTCGCGCCGCCGCAAAAAACCGGCGACGACGACCGCCGTACCCGTGCGTTGCTCGCTACGCTGAGCGCGCGCCGCGATCGGGCGCTGCGTGCCGCGCGCGGCGCGGTGGCGCCGGTGGGGCGGCTACGCCGCGGGTTGCGCAACATGAATGCCTCGTGGGCTGAATCTGAAACAGCCAATATTGTACCCGACAGGGTGCGCTGGACTGCCGCTCCGCAGGCGCCGGTGAAGTTGGTGTACGCGAGCACGACGGGAGTCTATGGCGATTGTGGCGGCGCGTGGATCGACGAGACGCGCGCGCCGCAGCCCGCCAATGCGCGTGCCAAACGTCGTGTGTCGGCCGAGCGGCAATTGCGGCGCGCCACTGCGCGCGGTGTGGTCGCGGCCAGCATGGCGCGGATTCCGGGCATCTACGCGAGCAACCGTCTGCCGCTCGCGCGGCTCGAAAAGCGCACGCCCGCCCTGATCGATGCCGACGACGTGTACACCAACCATATTCACGCCGACGACCTCGCTGCGATCCTCGTGCGCCTCGCCACCCACGGGCGGCCGGGGCGCGTGATTCACGCATCGGACGATACGTCGCTGAAAATGGGGGAATATTTCGATGCGGTGGCCGATGCGTTCGGCCTCGAGCACGCGCCGCGCATCACGCGCGCGCAGGCGGAGCAGCAGATCGAACCGACCTTGCTGTCCTTCATGCGTGAATCGAGGCGCCTGGTGAACCGGCGCCTCAAAGCGGAATTGCGCGTGCGCTTGCGCTATCCGAGCGTCGAAGACTTTCTGCACCCGGCTTCGTAG